The Candidatus Poribacteria bacterium genome contains a region encoding:
- a CDS encoding PD40 domain-containing protein, with product MRRILILSVLLFESSLLIMNVWGSSRVSFTSGRTGNLDIYMMDINGKNLANLTNHPSDDFSPTWSPDGRAFAYVSDRDGNPEIYVMDINTKEPRRLTNHRATDINPAWSPDGKWIAFASNQARDHAADTDIYIMDVNGKKVQRLTNKGGHNSTPAWSPDGEWIAFRSTQDGIGGIHVMSTDGGKQRALTQVSATSPTWASNGKQIYFSSEKLGGVKVPTLFAVDVDGENPKKLTDAGQICEEPAGSPDGQWVAYVSVQDGNKDIYLIRAAGGGLRKLTEDPGLEFSPAWVPSAFGVSPSENTQMVLWGMLKRNTPHFVQ from the coding sequence ATGAGACGAATATTAATTTTGTCAGTTTTACTGTTTGAGAGCAGTCTGTTGATAATGAACGTTTGGGGTAGCAGTAGGGTTTCTTTCACCTCTGGTAGGACAGGAAACCTTGACATCTATATGATGGATATAAACGGTAAGAATCTCGCCAACTTAACCAATCACCCGTCAGATGACTTCTCGCCGACGTGGTCTCCAGACGGTCGCGCTTTTGCCTACGTTTCAGACAGGGATGGGAATCCAGAAATTTACGTGATGGATATAAATACGAAGGAACCTCGGCGGCTGACAAACCATCGCGCTACCGATATCAATCCGGCATGGTCACCGGATGGCAAATGGATCGCCTTCGCATCCAACCAAGCGCGCGACCATGCCGCGGACACTGACATCTACATAATGGACGTGAACGGCAAGAAAGTTCAGAGACTCACAAACAAGGGCGGACACAATTCAACGCCTGCATGGTCCCCGGATGGCGAATGGATCGCGTTTCGTTCCACGCAGGACGGCATCGGCGGCATCCATGTCATGAGCACTGATGGTGGCAAACAAAGAGCACTCACACAAGTTTCAGCAACAAGTCCCACTTGGGCTTCCAACGGAAAACAAATTTATTTTTCCAGCGAGAAGCTGGGCGGCGTAAAAGTTCCGACACTGTTTGCCGTGGATGTTGATGGAGAAAATCCGAAGAAATTGACGGATGCCGGACAAATTTGCGAAGAACCCGCTGGATCGCCTGACGGTCAGTGGGTCGCCTATGTATCCGTTCAAGACGGAAATAAAGACATCTATCTCATTCGTGCAGCAGGTGGTGGACTCCGAAAACTGACAGAAGATCCGGGACTGGAATTTTCCCCCGCATGGGTGCCATCGGCGTTTGGTGTTTCACCAAGCGAGAATACACAGATGGTGCTCTGGGGCATGCTTAAGCGAAATACGCCCCATTTCGTGCAATAG
- a CDS encoding NAD-dependent epimerase/dehydratase family protein, producing MRVLIIGGTGLISTAITRALVARGDDVTLYNRGQTEADIPEGYNTLTGNRKDYAAFEAQMAEVGNFDAVIDMIGFVPADIESAIRAFRGNIGQFIFCSTVDVYTKPARCYPIREDAAREPMPSFPYAYNKAKCERLLEEAHERNDFPVTIIRPAHTYGEGRGLIHSLGLGGVYYFHRIRTGKPIITHGDGSSLWAACHRDDVGQAFAEVVGNEKTFGKGYHTASEEPMTWNQYHQTVAQAMNAPDPELVHIPTDLLFEIAPKAAEWCRENFQYNNIFDNAAAKSDLNFRYTIPFVEGVRRIVDWLDARGRIHDRDEPDIYSEIIERWRYLSVKETFFAETNEART from the coding sequence ATGCGGGTTTTGATTATTGGTGGCACGGGTCTGATTAGCACGGCGATTACTCGCGCTCTTGTTGCGCGTGGGGACGATGTGACGCTCTACAACCGTGGACAGACTGAGGCAGATATTCCAGAAGGATATAACACTCTTACTGGCAATCGGAAAGACTACGCCGCGTTTGAAGCACAGATGGCAGAAGTCGGGAATTTCGATGCTGTCATTGACATGATCGGTTTCGTTCCTGCTGATATTGAGAGTGCGATACGTGCGTTTCGCGGCAATATCGGACAATTCATTTTCTGTAGCACCGTCGATGTTTATACGAAACCGGCGCGATGCTATCCTATTCGCGAGGACGCAGCACGGGAACCGATGCCATCTTTTCCATACGCCTACAACAAGGCAAAGTGTGAGCGACTTTTGGAGGAAGCACACGAGCGTAACGATTTTCCAGTCACGATTATCCGTCCGGCACACACTTACGGTGAGGGACGAGGACTGATTCATTCACTCGGTCTCGGCGGTGTGTACTACTTCCATCGTATCCGTACTGGAAAGCCGATTATCACACACGGTGACGGTTCCTCTCTCTGGGCGGCGTGTCATCGGGACGATGTAGGACAGGCATTCGCCGAAGTGGTCGGTAACGAAAAGACGTTTGGCAAAGGGTATCACACGGCGAGCGAAGAACCCATGACTTGGAATCAGTACCATCAAACGGTTGCACAAGCGATGAACGCACCTGACCCCGAATTGGTGCACATTCCAACCGATCTGCTATTTGAGATTGCTCCAAAAGCAGCCGAATGGTGTAGGGAGAATTTCCAATACAATAACATCTTTGATAACGCCGCTGCAAAATCAGACCTAAATTTCCGTTATACAATCCCTTTTGTCGAAGGTGTGCGTCGGATCGTTGATTGGCTTGATGCTCGCGGACGCATTCACGATAGAGATGAACCCGATATTTACAGCGAAATTATTGAGAGATGGCGGTATCTCAGTGTGAAAGAAACTTTTTTCGCCGAGACTAACGAGGCAAGAACGTAA
- a CDS encoding nucleoside hydrolase: MKVLYLVTMLTFFMVTMTPSNLLAEGTEEMHPKKVIFETDMCTDVDDVGALAVLHALADEGEVEILGISYNEAHPSGAGTICAINTWYNRGEIPIGIYKGDLADPDESSYLESIAANFAHDLPTSPTPSSLELYQQVLSEQPDNSVTIISVGFLNNLYDLLKANPDLVAQKVTELVVMALVVDDPYNTVRHGLIDTSEYVIDNWPTPLVISQHGESVYTGARLGETPAENPVREAYYRRFNGQYKGRSSWDQIAVLYGVRGLSDYFTEITDGKGRLSNGYEWEMKQGFRSYLEVRVSDSEFVRIIEDLMIKSPKR; encoded by the coding sequence GTGAAAGTTTTGTATCTTGTGACAATGTTGACTTTTTTTATGGTGACAATGACACCATCCAACTTGCTGGCAGAAGGGACTGAGGAAATGCATCCAAAGAAGGTGATATTTGAGACAGATATGTGCACTGACGTAGATGATGTCGGCGCACTTGCTGTCCTACACGCGCTTGCAGATGAAGGAGAGGTTGAAATCCTCGGCATCAGTTACAACGAAGCACACCCGAGCGGTGCTGGCACTATCTGTGCGATAAATACATGGTACAACCGAGGCGAGATTCCCATAGGTATCTATAAAGGCGACCTCGCCGATCCCGATGAATCGAGTTATCTGGAGAGTATCGCGGCTAATTTCGCGCACGATCTCCCGACCTCCCCAACGCCGAGTTCCTTGGAACTCTATCAACAGGTGCTGAGTGAACAACCGGATAACTCCGTGACAATCATCAGCGTCGGGTTCCTCAACAATCTCTACGATCTCCTGAAAGCGAATCCCGACCTCGTTGCTCAAAAGGTTACCGAACTTGTAGTGATGGCACTGGTCGTTGACGATCCTTACAACACAGTTCGTCACGGTCTGATTGATACATCGGAGTATGTTATCGACAATTGGCCGACACCCCTTGTTATCAGTCAGCATGGAGAGTCTGTATATACTGGCGCGAGACTTGGAGAGACACCTGCTGAAAATCCGGTGCGGGAAGCGTATTATCGAAGGTTCAATGGACAATACAAGGGACGTTCGAGTTGGGACCAGATCGCCGTTCTATATGGTGTGCGCGGTCTCAGTGACTATTTCACTGAAATCACGGATGGCAAAGGCAGGTTATCGAATGGGTATGAATGGGAGATGAAACAGGGATTTCGGTCTTATCTGGAAGTTCGGGTATCAGATAGCGAGTTCGTCCGTATTATTGAAGATCTGATGATTAAATCACCGAAAAGATAA
- a CDS encoding fatty acid desaturase, producing MTYQSLSEVRKTLSVKWYRSKIDRTTLRNLSKRSDAQGWFQAGGHLALWLLTGSVVYLFWSQAMWLGFFIALFLHGTVASFFKGTANHELGHGTVFRTKWLNKFFLYLFSLISWWDHFDYASSHTYHHRYTLYPEGDRENLLPLEPKLGSLFALQLFTVNLLTQPGRTFSKGGLIAAVICTIRSAFGKEGPPEIPSQEWLASLHVDQPEEHKNSMGWSRILLLFHGTLLVVSLVTGYWVFPLMITVSAFIANWGSYAVSLTQHCGLKENDPDFRKCTRSIMLNPLAEFLYWRMNWHTEHHMFAGVPCYNLKKLHHLIAEDMPEPRTLLGAWREMRQTWQRQKTDPDYFFDTPLPPTAKNIPTEAPDILESSIGELAPKGLK from the coding sequence ATGACATATCAATCCCTTTCTGAAGTACGAAAGACACTCTCTGTAAAATGGTACCGAAGCAAAATAGACCGCACAACCTTGCGAAATCTATCGAAACGAAGCGACGCGCAAGGCTGGTTTCAGGCAGGCGGGCATCTTGCCCTCTGGTTATTGACGGGTAGTGTGGTCTATCTCTTTTGGTCACAGGCGATGTGGCTCGGCTTTTTCATTGCCTTATTTTTGCATGGCACAGTCGCCAGTTTTTTCAAAGGGACAGCCAATCATGAGTTGGGACACGGCACCGTATTTCGGACCAAGTGGCTGAACAAATTTTTTCTGTACCTCTTTAGTCTCATCAGTTGGTGGGATCATTTTGACTACGCCAGTAGCCATACCTATCATCATCGCTACACCTTGTATCCCGAAGGCGATCGCGAAAACCTGCTCCCACTTGAACCCAAATTGGGTTCCCTATTCGCTCTTCAACTGTTTACTGTAAATTTGCTCACGCAACCCGGTCGCACCTTTAGCAAAGGCGGTCTTATTGCTGCAGTTATCTGCACCATCCGTAGTGCCTTTGGCAAAGAGGGACCGCCAGAAATTCCGAGTCAGGAGTGGTTGGCATCATTACATGTCGACCAACCCGAAGAACATAAAAATTCGATGGGGTGGTCTCGGATTCTACTCCTTTTTCACGGCACGCTGCTTGTCGTTTCGCTCGTCACTGGCTATTGGGTTTTCCCGCTCATGATCACTGTTAGTGCATTTATTGCAAACTGGGGATCCTACGCCGTTTCTCTGACCCAACATTGTGGTTTAAAAGAGAATGATCCTGACTTCCGCAAATGCACACGGTCAATCATGCTCAACCCATTGGCAGAGTTTTTGTATTGGCGTATGAATTGGCACACTGAGCATCACATGTTTGCAGGGGTCCCCTGCTACAATTTGAAAAAATTGCATCATCTCATTGCCGAAGATATGCCCGAACCGCGGACGCTTTTAGGGGCTTGGCGAGAAATGCGCCAAACTTGGCAACGACAAAAAACTGATCCTGACTACTTTTTTGATACCCCGCTTCCGCCAACCGCTAAAAATATACCCACCGAGGCACCCGATATTCTGGAAAGTTCCATTGGGGAATTAGCCCCTAAAGGGTTGAAATAA
- a CDS encoding DUF1593 domain-containing protein: MLREMKNFKLYFTVIILLLFTAIPFAQETNVERKKSENHSTNRLRVIMTSDFPPIGVVKGGNVPNDQKSDPDDMQSIVRFLLYANEFDIEALIASSGTFANIAKKQRLLDVIDRYEMVYENLKKHDPLYPTPDVLRSVTFQGRSGTWGKKGTVNIGEGKDSEASEAIISIVDKPDPRPIYIGIWGDCSVVAQAVWKVQNTRSAADLEAFLSKLRIHQIATQDGTIGWLRDNFPKLFIIHSQKTYQGMFGGRDPISDLAWVNEHIRNNHGPLCDVYPHEGMGCTGVCEGDSPSFLWLVSANRGLNDPDDPTQESWGGQFKRVKNTNHYVDGPGGSSISKWRSHYQAEFKERADWCISPP; the protein is encoded by the coding sequence ATGTTGAGAGAAATGAAGAATTTCAAACTCTATTTCACAGTAATAATCCTGCTACTGTTTACTGCCATCCCTTTCGCACAGGAGACGAATGTGGAACGAAAAAAAAGTGAGAACCACTCAACGAATAGACTGCGTGTCATCATGACCTCGGATTTTCCACCGATTGGTGTCGTCAAGGGTGGCAACGTACCTAACGATCAAAAGAGCGACCCGGATGATATGCAGTCGATAGTCCGTTTCCTGCTGTATGCCAATGAGTTTGACATCGAAGCACTGATCGCTTCATCTGGCACCTTTGCCAACATAGCCAAGAAACAACGCCTACTGGATGTGATTGACCGCTATGAAATGGTATATGAGAACCTGAAAAAACATGATCCGTTGTATCCGACTCCGGACGTTCTGCGTTCGGTTACTTTTCAGGGGCGTAGCGGCACCTGGGGCAAAAAGGGCACTGTCAATATTGGCGAAGGCAAAGACAGTGAGGCTTCGGAAGCAATCATCAGCATCGTGGATAAGCCCGATCCTCGTCCGATCTATATTGGCATCTGGGGCGATTGCAGCGTTGTAGCGCAAGCGGTGTGGAAGGTCCAGAATACGCGCAGTGCTGCCGATCTGGAGGCGTTTTTAAGCAAATTGCGTATCCATCAAATTGCGACCCAAGACGGCACGATTGGTTGGTTACGCGATAATTTTCCAAAGTTGTTCATCATTCACTCGCAAAAGACTTACCAAGGCATGTTCGGCGGACGTGATCCGATTTCAGACCTCGCCTGGGTCAATGAGCACATTCGCAATAACCACGGACCGCTCTGCGATGTGTATCCGCATGAAGGGATGGGATGCACTGGAGTCTGTGAAGGGGATTCGCCTTCATTTCTGTGGCTGGTGAGTGCCAATCGCGGGTTGAACGATCCCGATGACCCCACCCAAGAAAGTTGGGGCGGACAATTCAAACGAGTCAAGAACACCAATCACTATGTCGATGGACCCGGTGGGTCGAGTATCTCCAAGTGGCGTTCCCACTATCAGGCGGAGTTCAAGGAACGGGCAGACTGGTGTATAAGTCCTCCATAG
- a CDS encoding DUF5060 domain-containing protein, which translates to MIRKILTIVVFVVAFSLVNTHFLTTSFGNPQDAPKSEVNMVERWGMYEVTLNGPDTGNPFTEVELTAEFKRSNTNGEQTLEPQGFYDGDGVYKIRFMPDEVGEWTYTTNSNIPELNGKTGQFTCVAPSDGNHGPVRVYKELYLRYADDTPYHQFGTTCYAWAHQGEAMEKQTLETLADAPFNKMRMCIFPKDYSYNKNEPVYYPYEGKPLKDWDFTRFNPEFWRHFEQRVQDLLDLGIEADIILFHTYDRWDFENMDAENDDRYIRYAVARLAAFRNVWWSLANEYDFMPAKEESDWDRFFQIIRDYDPYQRLRGIHNGRRWYDHNKPWVTHTSIQTSNMAQGIRYRTQYGKPVIYDECRYEGDIPQGWGNITAEEMVQRFWAGTVSGCYVGHGETYKHPEDLLWWAKGGVLRGESPPRIAFLKDFMTNAPAFDTLEPIGDDRGRYILAKHGEYYLTYTDEPQTITLDLKGERPYKVDRVDTWDMKIVPVGTAHPGEYTFASPQNGVAYRFTPYSSGEKLRPEAKASADVLQGSAPLTVNFSAAGNLAHHWSFGDGATSTESNPTHVYENLGGYVATLTVMDPEGDTSTTSLAIHVSPAAPADIGTHTEFPGSRDGLVFLWHGALEDSGEIESSGDAKISADGQMDLTGGSFLTQDVNDTLLEACQASNQLTLECLVTTDNLDQDGPARIISFSNDSTHRNFTLGQNGNRFAMRIRTPRTGTNGMGGEFSFGEVEVGKPIHVIVSYFDRNVYCYINSELVHVSNGIQGDFSNWELYPLLFGDEASGGRNWEGKLSRIAIYSRFVGVEEAAHKFKLIQGE; encoded by the coding sequence ATGATAAGAAAAATTTTGACAATAGTGGTTTTTGTGGTTGCGTTTTCGCTCGTAAATACACACTTTTTAACAACAAGTTTTGGAAACCCGCAAGATGCACCAAAATCGGAGGTGAATATGGTTGAACGCTGGGGAATGTATGAAGTCACTTTGAATGGACCGGACACAGGAAATCCGTTCACTGAGGTTGAATTAACAGCAGAATTTAAACGGAGTAATACAAACGGAGAGCAGACGCTTGAGCCTCAGGGTTTCTACGACGGAGACGGTGTTTACAAAATCCGGTTTATGCCCGACGAAGTCGGTGAATGGACGTACACGACAAATAGTAACATCCCTGAACTTAACGGTAAGACAGGGCAGTTTACGTGCGTTGCACCGTCCGATGGAAATCACGGACCTGTCCGCGTCTATAAAGAGTTGTATCTCCGCTATGCCGATGATACGCCCTACCATCAATTCGGAACGACGTGTTATGCTTGGGCACATCAAGGGGAAGCGATGGAAAAACAGACGCTCGAAACCCTTGCTGATGCGCCCTTTAACAAGATGCGGATGTGCATTTTTCCAAAAGATTACTCTTACAACAAAAACGAACCCGTCTATTATCCGTATGAGGGGAAACCTCTGAAGGATTGGGATTTCACCAGATTCAATCCCGAATTCTGGCGGCATTTCGAGCAGCGGGTGCAAGACCTCTTGGACCTCGGTATTGAGGCGGACATTATCCTATTTCATACCTATGACCGATGGGACTTTGAGAATATGGATGCCGAAAATGATGATCGCTATATCCGTTACGCCGTTGCGCGACTGGCGGCGTTCCGAAACGTCTGGTGGTCCCTCGCAAATGAATACGACTTTATGCCCGCGAAAGAGGAATCCGATTGGGATCGGTTCTTCCAGATTATTCGCGATTATGATCCGTATCAGCGACTCCGTGGAATTCACAACGGCAGACGTTGGTATGATCACAATAAGCCGTGGGTGACACATACCAGCATCCAAACGTCCAACATGGCACAGGGCATCCGCTATCGCACGCAATACGGAAAACCCGTTATCTATGATGAGTGTCGTTATGAAGGCGATATTCCGCAAGGATGGGGAAATATCACAGCCGAAGAGATGGTGCAACGCTTTTGGGCAGGAACGGTCTCTGGATGCTATGTCGGACACGGAGAGACATACAAACACCCCGAAGACCTACTTTGGTGGGCGAAAGGTGGCGTGCTACGCGGTGAGAGTCCACCACGAATCGCGTTCCTCAAAGATTTCATGACAAACGCGCCAGCCTTTGATACGCTCGAACCGATTGGTGATGACAGAGGACGCTACATCCTCGCGAAACATGGAGAATACTATCTTACCTACACAGACGAGCCGCAAACGATAACACTGGATTTGAAAGGCGAACGCCCCTATAAAGTTGATCGTGTGGATACGTGGGATATGAAGATTGTCCCTGTTGGCACAGCACACCCCGGAGAATATACATTCGCTTCGCCGCAAAACGGTGTCGCGTATCGTTTTACGCCGTATTCATCGGGTGAGAAACTCCGTCCAGAGGCGAAAGCGTCCGCCGATGTCCTTCAAGGCAGTGCCCCACTCACAGTGAACTTCTCAGCAGCAGGCAACTTGGCACACCACTGGAGTTTTGGAGACGGTGCGACAAGCACTGAGTCGAATCCGACGCACGTCTACGAAAACCTCGGCGGGTACGTCGCAACACTCACGGTGATGGACCCGGAGGGTGACACGTCAACGACATCCCTCGCAATCCATGTCTCACCTGCGGCACCGGCTGACATCGGGACACATACAGAATTCCCCGGTTCGCGCGATGGGCTTGTTTTCCTCTGGCACGGCGCGCTTGAGGATAGTGGAGAGATTGAATCCAGCGGCGATGCGAAAATCAGTGCCGACGGACAGATGGACCTGACTGGTGGTTCATTCCTCACCCAAGATGTGAATGACACACTTCTGGAAGCATGTCAGGCAAGCAACCAATTGACGCTTGAGTGTCTCGTTACGACGGACAACCTGGACCAGGACGGTCCGGCACGGATTATTTCGTTCTCGAACGATTCAACCCATCGTAACTTCACCTTAGGGCAGAATGGAAACCGTTTCGCGATGAGAATCCGTACACCGCGAACAGGGACGAACGGCATGGGCGGCGAGTTCTCTTTCGGTGAGGTTGAGGTAGGAAAACCGATACACGTTATCGTCAGTTATTTTGACCGGAATGTCTACTGCTACATCAATAGTGAACTTGTCCATGTTAGCAACGGAATCCAAGGGGATTTCAGCAATTGGGAACTCTATCCGCTGCTTTTTGGTGATGAAGCAAGTGGTGGTCGAAACTGGGAAGGTAAGCTGAGCCGCATTGCGATTTACAGCCGATTCGTCGGTGTAGAAGAGGCAGCACACAAGTTTAAACTGATTCAAGGTGAATGA
- a CDS encoding DNA-processing protein DprA — protein MSSTRDYFWFRLFKTRGIGPTLLVSVAKILEAENLNPEMLPLNQSGLSVQFPKLAEILKGKMWEEDRKKISAEYEQLKRQNIDIIYPGHSDFPPQLLDISPILFVKGQKKRLRSDSVTIVGARNVSDKGVRITRNLATDLVGKGINIVSGYAEGVDADAHFGALEADGTTTVVLSDGIKQLRQKSAFKKFNWDRDVLAVSQYDPDTTRSAWNSIERNQLLCALSKAVVVIESGPERDTQGKMSGTFITAKAALDLNLPLFVVNPNCFDNPPKGNETLIALGGYSLDPVNGAEVITKHLHSP, from the coding sequence ATGAGCAGTACCAGAGATTATTTCTGGTTCCGACTCTTTAAGACGCGAGGTATAGGTCCCACACTTCTGGTGTCTGTTGCTAAAATATTGGAAGCAGAAAACCTAAACCCAGAAATGCTGCCACTCAACCAGAGCGGCCTCTCGGTCCAATTTCCCAAATTAGCGGAAATCCTTAAAGGAAAAATGTGGGAAGAAGATAGAAAAAAGATATCCGCAGAATACGAACAACTCAAAAGACAAAACATTGATATTATCTATCCGGGGCACTCTGATTTCCCGCCGCAGCTCCTTGACATTTCACCAATCCTGTTTGTCAAAGGACAGAAAAAACGCCTCAGGTCAGATAGCGTCACGATTGTTGGGGCGCGGAATGTATCGGATAAAGGGGTTCGTATTACGAGAAATCTGGCGACTGACCTTGTAGGGAAGGGAATAAATATCGTCTCTGGATATGCCGAAGGTGTTGACGCAGATGCCCACTTCGGTGCGTTAGAAGCGGACGGAACAACAACAGTCGTTCTATCTGATGGCATCAAGCAACTGCGTCAAAAAAGTGCCTTTAAGAAATTCAATTGGGATCGAGATGTGCTTGCGGTTTCACAATATGACCCAGATACCACGCGGAGCGCGTGGAATTCGATAGAGCGAAATCAACTTCTGTGTGCCCTCTCTAAGGCGGTTGTCGTTATTGAATCGGGACCTGAGCGGGATACGCAAGGCAAAATGAGTGGGACATTTATTACTGCAAAAGCAGCACTCGATCTGAATCTACCACTTTTTGTTGTTAACCCAAACTGCTTTGATAACCCGCCAAAAGGTAATGAGACACTAATTGCGTTGGGCGGTTATAGCCTCGATCCGGTTAATGGGGCAGAGGTGATTACAAAACATCTTCATTCACCTTGA